The genomic region AATGCCTACCTGGGCCTAGCTGGGCATGCTTGGGCCTTGGGGCCTTACTGGAGAGGGAAGTCTGGTGTGGTAGGGATCAACCTTGCAAGGttctggagaagggaaaggaggaagcacTGTTCTGATTCTGGGAGTTCTCAACCTACCTGGGCCCTTTTCTGGGAGATCTAGAGCCTTCCTTTTAAGGCCTTGATCATGTAAATTCCAGATTGGCTAGGCTGCTCAGTCCTAGCCTCTATACCCTCTCCAGAGTCAGGGACATTATGCCACTATGACTTCTCAGAACTCTGAGAATTTCCAGAGGTCTCCTTTCACCTTTTAGTGGATCTGCAGGAGGAGTAAATGGGTAACTCAGACCCCCAAGCTGAACCTCCAGCTCTCAGAGAAGAGTGAGAAACTGAGTCTACCTGATGGAGCTCCCAGTTCTAGGGGGGCAGGCATCCACTCTTTGGAATTGGGGAGCAGCCACTTCCCCTTTCCCGTATGTTATTTGGGGATCAGAGTCCTTCATTTCCTAGAATTACAGGGGACACTTCTGCCTGAGAGGCTAATCCTTGGATTCCCAGCTCCTGCTCCTGCCTGGCCCCAATCCTGTTTTGGAACCTTCATTGCAAGCGGGGACTGGTTTCCTCCCCCTCCAGGGCCCCGCAGCATCCGGACTATGGCTCAGAATTCAGGTTGGAAAATGAACAGGGGGctttgtgtgtacgtgtgtgctcgtgtgtgtgttgtggggagGTTAGGTCAGGGGCCTTGGGGAGGAGAGCAGCCctgaaagtgggggtgggggaagatataagaggagagaagagaggaaagaaggagaaagaaatgagccTATATAATCGTCCCCGGAGTCGCACTCAGGGCTGCTGGATCGATGGCCCGGTCAGGGTCGGTGCATTATTCATTGAGCAGGGGGTCGGGGAGGAGTGGAGGCAAGCCCGGACTgagaccaaaaataaaacaaggccgagagtgggggtgggggtgggggggtgcctTATACCCAAGCAGACAGAATCCGAGCCctgtctgcccctcccccagaTTTTCGGCCAGGGGACTTCCCAGAGGTGGTTACCCCCACCCCACATGTCTCGAGTCCTCCAGCTCGGGTGGGCTCTGCTCTGAGGCAGCGTGGGAGTAAGCTCGGAGCTCCTCTCACCTGGGGTTCgtttcactttgttgttttgttctaaGGTTAGTGCAAAGGTCTACATTTGCCCACCTTTTGCCCTGAGAGAgcaagggggggggggcgggagaaCAAATCCACTGAGTACAAAGTGCCTTCTTTCCAGCGTCCCCCTGCCTCCCGTCCCCTATCCAAGCCCCTAGAGTCTACTGCCTCCTTCTCTGCCCAGGGAAAACGATCCCGCAGATCTAGACCCTTATGCTCTCCGCTTCTGTATCGCCTGGCTGGGGTTGAGCAAGCCAGGAACCGGAGGAGGCGAGGCGGAGCAGGACCAGAGCAGGACTGGGGTGCAGAGATCGAAGAGAGGAAGTGGGACATTGGCTAGGGAAGGGGCCGCCTGGCCTGGGCCGAGACTAGGAGCAAAGAAAGCGGAAAGGGAATCGCGGGCCgggatgggggagagaagctGACCCGGGATAGATCGGGAGGCGCAGAGTAGAGCAGGAATCCGAACagagggtaggggagagaggCGGAGGACACGAGTCTGGGCTCACCTGTGAACCTGTCCTTTGTGTATCGCCGGTTACTCTCCATCCAGGGGAAAGTGAGTCCTGTGAGGTTGTTGACGCTGGGTACGGAGGGTACAGTGGGCATGCCGGTGGCGAGGGGCTGGTGGTGAGGAACGGCTCCAGCCAGAGGCCTGTGGGCAGGCACCCGAATCACCCCGGCGGAGCTGAGAGAGCCACCGCTCCCGCCGCCCCCGGTGCCCATGGACATGTTCATATTGTAGGAGCCGGCCAGTGAGGCCATACTGCAGGCACTGCCGCCGCCGCCTCCGTAGCCCCCcgcgccaccgccgccgccgcctgcTCCGGCCCCCGCCCCTGGCCCCGGGCCCGGGCCAGCCCCGCCGCCACCGCTGCCGCCGCCGGCTCCCCCATAACTCCCGGTCATGGTGTTGTAGGCACTGCTGACTATGCAGCCGAGCCCGTAGTCTGCGTCCTGCAGACGCGAGGCGGACACCATGCAGCTGCCTTGGTCCGGGCTGTTGAGGATCTGATCAATGCCGAAACTGATGGGCTCGGCGTGGCCCGGGTGGAGGTGGTGCGGGGCCAGGTGTTCCATGTCCCCCGGCGAGCCCGGGCCCCGGCCCCGCTGGGGGCCCGGCGACACAGGCACCGAAGAGCCGCCGGGGGGGCTGAGCTCCTCTGGGCTGGCGGCGCAGGGCTGGGCTGGGCGGGCCCGGGCGCAGGAGCCGCGCAGTGGGGCGCGGGGCGCAGCGTGGCTGCGGAGGCGGGAGCAGCCGGCACCAGCTTCGGGTTCGCTCCGGGTGCTGGGGAAGACTTGGAGGCGAAGTGCGGAAGGATTCGTTGAAGTagccggggggaggggggacgcCGCCTGTTCCTCTCCTCCTCCGGATTCTCGCTCGCTGTTGACTCTGGGACATCAATCACTGGGCGAAAAGGCCTGGGTGAGATGTAGCTTCGCAGTTTTAGGCCCCGTCTCTCCATTGGCTGAGAGCGGAGAGGAGCGGGATGAATGACAgcgaggaggagagggggagagaatgagggagagggagggagagagaaagagagggactgGAGGAGGGCGgagggagagactgagagagcgagaaatagaagaaaaaaagggggggagagaaCAACTGAAAAGAGGgcagtagaaagagaaagaggaaagtcaTAGGAAGCGATCTAGAAAGAGAAACTAATGGGACATAGACACAGGAAGAAGAGGTGGTAAAGAGAATAGCCAGACGCTGGCAAACAGGGCCTCTCCTTCACTCTCCCAGCTCCCAAGTCAGAAACCCTGAGTTCCTTGGGCTCTGGACCCTCAGGGTCCCCCATATGTCGGGAGTctcagggaaagagggaaggggcttCTATCCAAGGTTGACGGCAACACCTATCAATTAACTTGGAGATTTTCTTCGAAGCTTCAATTGgcgatgattaaaaaaaatttttttggttttcgGCTCTTAGTGTATGGAGATCTGGCTACTCTGGGTAATTCCAGGAAAATACCGGCGACGTCCACttcaaaatttattattatttgtaatgcCTTCCCTCACGTCCCTAGCTCCGGGAAAGTTGAGAGGGTAACGGTTGACAATATTTATAGTTTTGATGGAATCTCTGGATTCAGAAGTGGGATTAGGAAGAAGGTAGGAAAAGGACAATTAATGAGAGATGCACAACCGACTCTCAGGTTGGATGTGATGGCCCTTGCCCAAAATATCGAGACAGCCCTACCTCAAAAGTTTTTCCTTCATCGCATAACCTTGCTAAAGTCCCACCAATCATCGCTTCCTTTGGGTTTACAATCTCCTCTCAAAATGCAGATGCCTTTGAGTAACAACACTCACCCACACCTTAGTGTGGATTAGTTTAATTACAGATTCATAGATTGCTAGAGctggccttagagatcatctagttcaaccccttcgttttatttaattttattttaaaatacattttactgATGTCTCACCTTTATATGATAGTCATTTCTTATCCGCCTCCAGCTTTAACcatcccttgtgacaaagaaaaataattaagcatatatgtgtatatatacacatatatatgtactaacCATATCTGAAAAATGTAGTCCGTGCCCTATTaacgccctcattttacagataaaggaggTTCATAGAAATCAAGTGATTTACCTAAGATTATACAGCTATCTGCAGAGCCGGAACTCAGAGCCAGGTCCCCTGACCCTCTCCTCCGGAGTGCTTTCCGTTATCCATACTGTCAGAGCCTTTCTTTCTAGCAGTAGCTAAGATTGACTTTCCTGAGAGAGTGGGGCTGAAGGATTGGTTgactatttgttaattttttgtgTTTATAGACCTTTgatggggtgaggggaaggtctagggcaggggtggggaacctgcatccttgaggccacgtgtggccctctagctcctcaagtgtggccctttgactgaatccaaacttcacagaacaaatctttttattaagggggttagttctttgaagtttggattcagtcaaagggctacatttGAAGACCCAGAGGGCCatatgcagcctcaaggccaaaagttccccacccttggactcTAGGGTTTTACTAGTGGGAAGTTTAGGCATTGGGGACCTACGTATGGGAGGGGGGGTCGTGGGAGAGGTCACCTGGGGATAGGAGAGGAGAGCAAAGAGAGAGATGGGTGGAGGCCAAAAACAATCTTGACATATTTAGGAATTTTGCCTCTAGCTGCCCAAAagcaaggaagagggaggagtctctctcctttttatttcttctctttcctcccatctCCATCCTCCCTCTCACAATGCATTGGTTCACTACTCTCCAACAAATTTCTGGCCAGTACTTTTCATTGACAGCTACTCTGTGGGCTAGCCCGAGTACTTTATCTCTACAGAAAACTTTTTCGTGAGTAAAATACTTCCCTGATTTTCAGACAATAGGAGGTATATACTAAAAATTATTGTAGTTTAGAAGCTGCCTGtgacaagaaagatgaaaatttgTGTCATGGATGCTAGTCAAGGGGAGAATGGTCTGTGGTCTTCATTGCCCCACAATTCAACTATTCCTGCCTCTTCTGGGAGTTGCAGGAATCTTTTCTAACATGGCTTTGACCCTCTTTGATCCCCTTTCTGTCCTTTTCCAACCTACTTATGTTTCTGCTAATAGCTGGTCACTTTGTGTCTTTGAGTGCTGGTAAGGAAGGGGCCAGAG from Trichosurus vulpecula isolate mTriVul1 chromosome 8, mTriVul1.pri, whole genome shotgun sequence harbors:
- the TLX1 gene encoding T-cell leukemia homeobox protein 1, which gives rise to MEHLAPHHLHPGHAEPISFGIDQILNSPDQGSCMVSASRLQDADYGLGCIVSSAYNTMTGSYGGAGGGSGGGGAGPGPGPGAGAGAGGGGGGAGGYGGGGGSACSMASLAGSYNMNMSMGTGGGGSGGSLSSAGVIRVPAHRPLAGAVPHHQPLATGMPTVPSVPSVNNLTGLTFPWMESNRRYTKDRFTGHPYQNRTPPKKKKPRTSFTRLQICELEKRFHRQKYLASAERAALAKALKMTDAQVKTWFQNRRTKWRRQTAEEREAERQQANRILMQLQQEAFQKSLAQPLQADPLCVHNSSLFALQNLQPWSDDTAKITSVTSVASACE